In one window of Camelina sativa cultivar DH55 chromosome 15, Cs, whole genome shotgun sequence DNA:
- the LOC104747190 gene encoding iron-sulfur assembly protein IscA-like 2, mitochondrial, translated as MKELQSSEPEKKLLRLGVETGGCSGFQYVFELDSKTNHDDRVFEKNGVKLVVDNVSYDFVKGATVDYVEELIRAAFVVAENPAAVGECSCKSSFMVKQ; from the exons ATGAAAGAGTTACAATCTAGTGAGCCGGAGAAGAAGCTGCTTCGCTTGGGTGTAGAGACGGGAGGGTGTTCTGGTTTCCAGTATGTGTTTGAGCTTGATAGTAAAACCAATCATGATGACAG GGTTTTTGAGAAGAATGGTGTCAAATTGGTTGTAGATAACGTTTCATACGACTTCGTGAAAGGTGCCACAGTTGATTATGTGGAGGAACTGATCCGTGCTGCTTTTGTG GTAGCTGAAAACCCAGCCGCAGTAGGTGAATGCAGTTGTAAAAGCTCATTCATGGTGAAACAGTGA
- the LOC104747191 gene encoding abscisic acid and environmental stress-inducible protein-like, which produces MASKALILFGLFAILLVVSEVSAARQPVSEETVHPDGHGGGYNSGGGGGYNRGGGGGGYNRGGGGGGYNRGGGGGYNRGGGG; this is translated from the exons ATGGCTTCCAAGGCTTTGATTCTGTTTGGTCTCTTTGCAATTCTTCTCGTTGTCTCCGAAGTGTCTGCGGCAAGGCAGCCAG TGAGTGAGGAAACTGTGCACCCTGATGGTCATGGTGGTGGCTACAACagtggaggtggaggaggatacaacagaggaggaggaggaggaggatacaatagaggaggaggcggaggaggatacaacagaggaggaggaggaggatacaacaggggaggaggagga